A region of Maridesulfovibrio sp. DNA encodes the following proteins:
- a CDS encoding glycosyltransferase family 39 protein: MTDIKRHFPAALLFILFLVFISQLPLDTIFQMDTHDEGYNLIKAQLLGEGHLIYSEIWSDQPPLYTWILQHLFSFAGHSVYWVRLSSVFFYSILLAAIYYIGCRLAEGWKGAVCGLTSCITFVFCAYSLQLSFCVLVGLPCLMFGALSMALLLGASPQTKAWRIALSGLLLAASLQVKLITLPLGLIGGIWLLWKPFSLRNLCIWGGSIALGYVLIWIPFWPGFDTYCNMLLFPHWNQDLGLLVSREESFRFILELLRKDVLVLVLAFFGLDMIYRKKEKLTLQITVWFVLAALFHLSHNPFWIHHYPFFFLPVSLLAGVGMVGIVERMLAASKDQKSVFKQSAAVLTVCGLFYVNSCVDRVEAMDKWISKALPNSKIVFIMDRMQRERAKYSHQPLLVTDQQMYAFLFDYTVPPNLAVTSFKRRASGLLNDSDILRSIRELKPEAVLLREVPLKKLEEDSFLRENYSRVDEASLYLFFRK; this comes from the coding sequence ATGACTGACATAAAGCGACATTTTCCAGCTGCACTGCTGTTTATTCTTTTTCTGGTATTCATTTCTCAATTGCCGCTTGATACCATTTTTCAGATGGATACCCATGATGAGGGGTATAATCTAATCAAAGCCCAGTTGCTGGGAGAGGGGCACCTCATATACAGCGAAATCTGGAGCGACCAACCTCCTTTGTATACTTGGATTTTACAACATTTGTTTAGTTTTGCGGGGCACTCTGTATACTGGGTGCGCTTGAGTTCGGTTTTTTTCTATTCCATATTGCTGGCTGCCATTTATTATATTGGGTGTCGTCTTGCAGAAGGGTGGAAAGGGGCGGTTTGCGGCCTAACTTCCTGTATTACCTTTGTGTTTTGTGCTTATTCGTTGCAGTTGAGTTTTTGTGTCCTTGTGGGTTTGCCCTGCCTGATGTTCGGGGCGCTTTCCATGGCTCTTCTGCTGGGGGCTTCCCCTCAAACCAAAGCATGGCGTATTGCCTTGTCCGGGCTTCTGCTTGCGGCTTCATTGCAGGTAAAACTGATCACGCTGCCCTTAGGATTGATAGGGGGAATCTGGCTGTTATGGAAGCCCTTTTCACTGCGCAATCTGTGCATTTGGGGTGGCAGTATCGCGCTGGGCTATGTCTTGATATGGATTCCGTTCTGGCCCGGCTTTGATACTTACTGCAATATGTTACTTTTCCCGCATTGGAATCAAGATCTTGGCCTGCTGGTCAGCCGTGAAGAGTCGTTCCGTTTTATTCTGGAACTTCTCCGTAAAGATGTGCTTGTTTTGGTTCTTGCCTTTTTCGGGCTGGATATGATTTATCGCAAAAAAGAAAAACTCACTTTGCAGATCACGGTCTGGTTTGTGCTGGCCGCTCTTTTCCACCTTAGTCATAATCCGTTCTGGATTCATCACTATCCATTTTTCTTTTTACCGGTTAGTTTACTTGCCGGGGTCGGCATGGTCGGTATTGTCGAGCGTATGCTTGCAGCATCAAAGGACCAAAAGAGTGTTTTTAAGCAGTCAGCTGCTGTGTTGACCGTCTGCGGGCTGTTTTATGTTAACTCCTGCGTGGACCGGGTAGAGGCGATGGATAAATGGATCTCTAAAGCCTTACCTAATTCAAAGATTGTATTCATAATGGATAGGATGCAGCGGGAACGGGCTAAATATTCACATCAGCCTTTGCTGGTTACGGATCAGCAGATGTATGCATTCCTGTTTGATTATACTGTGCCCCCTAATCTTGCCGTTACGTCTTTTAAGCGCCGAGCTTCAGGATTGCTTAATGACTCTGATATCCTGCGGTCAATCAGAGAGTTGAAGCCTGAGGCGGTCCTTCTACGTGAAGTCCCGCTCAAGAAATTGGAGGAAGATAGCTTTTTGCGAGAGAATTATTCTCGGGTAGACGAAGCCAGTCTGTATCTTTTTTTCAGGAAGTAG
- a CDS encoding GNAT family N-acetyltransferase: protein MLKIVAVSPNKVPMHLLLEADPSEDSIKRYLDTSLCYLALKSDVPVGVCVLGRTDEATLELYNIAVCPSVQNQGVGTKLLSHAIEEARAKGFERIELGTGTFGYQLAFYQRAGFRVEAVIKNHFVDNYAEPIFELGIQLKDMLRLTLQL, encoded by the coding sequence GTGTTAAAGATTGTTGCAGTCTCTCCAAATAAGGTGCCGATGCATCTATTACTCGAGGCTGATCCTTCTGAAGACAGCATTAAGAGATACCTTGATACGTCATTATGTTACCTTGCTTTGAAGTCAGATGTGCCCGTTGGCGTATGTGTATTGGGGCGTACTGATGAGGCAACTCTGGAACTGTATAATATTGCCGTTTGTCCGAGTGTTCAGAATCAGGGAGTCGGTACAAAATTGTTGTCTCATGCTATAGAAGAAGCAAGAGCTAAAGGCTTCGAGCGCATTGAGCTGGGAACCGGGACGTTCGGTTATCAGCTTGCATTCTACCAACGCGCAGGGTTCCGGGTAGAAGCAGTGATTAAAAATCATTTTGTCGACAATTATGCTGAACCAATTTTTGAGTTGGGCATCCAACTCAAGGACATGCTTCGCTTAACCCTTCAGCTGTAG
- a CDS encoding glycosyltransferase family 39 protein produces MEPKKESTFDCFCRRKWPFLIGLLLIFSAAVSIYGSGLNYFYDIDEPKYARAVYEMVSAGNPLAPMFDGIPRMEKPPLTYWVMYPFAWLASYDGFGGNALFLLRLPAVICSILMVLGTALIGRRLFGPGTGLLAGLILQSSVLFKFMSVMMKVDVVFACTMTWIIYFYLKRFLGDKSVRTASAGTILTALGMLAKGPCVFLPMAGYALAVGIRANQRRLDESGKPVTFFSSLSFNGLAHALRQEHKILLLWLIVGSIPFLLWLGAVQSSSGINYLSGMLGDLSHNTSATGSKFLYRLNRFDPYFDTLTSIFFPWGAYLFGTANDIWEKIKKRHDEKLIFMVCVFLIYLLVFTLFFKLKAKRYMLPMLPLLSILISNWLLNACRDKTYRNLFAVGFGWICLIAGLFSYRSFKFSSVSVNLSDRVPVGQYMELMLPFFIALCCFLVVFLVVSLMQRERPVLHIIVGALAITGVMPFYYQTLPSYTSLAENRPYPILGKALIDRVAEVAEGETLILHRPDFVKKFPDMLYYIKNISQDGKPSYSLGYKAGPAEFIQALSAPGTAGEVFCREHADADKYPAYNFFRNTGFNDAVLLLDPEEYPEFEAYLKIMPPKISNRIKVEKIELLTIKWVVINVYLVHWEPEDEFSVQNNG; encoded by the coding sequence ATGGAACCGAAAAAAGAATCAACGTTTGACTGCTTCTGTCGCCGGAAGTGGCCTTTTCTTATTGGGCTGTTGCTTATATTTTCAGCGGCTGTGTCCATTTATGGATCAGGGTTGAATTATTTCTATGATATTGATGAGCCCAAGTATGCCCGTGCGGTCTACGAAATGGTCTCAGCTGGGAATCCTCTCGCCCCTATGTTTGACGGGATACCCCGGATGGAAAAACCTCCATTGACCTATTGGGTTATGTACCCGTTTGCATGGCTGGCTTCATATGATGGGTTCGGAGGCAATGCTCTTTTCCTGTTGCGTCTGCCTGCGGTTATCTGCTCCATTTTAATGGTGCTGGGCACGGCATTGATAGGACGCAGACTTTTTGGTCCGGGTACCGGATTGCTTGCCGGACTGATTCTGCAAAGCTCAGTGCTTTTTAAATTCATGTCCGTAATGATGAAAGTAGACGTTGTTTTCGCCTGCACCATGACCTGGATAATTTATTTTTATTTGAAGAGGTTTCTGGGGGACAAGTCTGTGCGGACAGCTTCTGCCGGGACGATTCTGACCGCACTCGGGATGCTGGCCAAGGGCCCTTGCGTTTTTTTACCCATGGCCGGGTATGCTTTGGCTGTGGGAATACGTGCTAATCAGCGTAGACTTGATGAGTCCGGTAAGCCAGTAACTTTTTTTTCTTCACTAAGTTTCAACGGGCTTGCTCATGCTTTGAGGCAGGAGCACAAAATCTTGTTACTGTGGCTTATTGTCGGAAGTATTCCGTTTCTGCTCTGGCTTGGCGCCGTGCAGTCCAGTAGCGGTATAAACTACCTTTCGGGAATGCTGGGAGATCTTTCGCACAATACTTCCGCTACCGGTTCCAAATTTTTGTACAGGCTGAACAGATTTGATCCTTATTTTGATACCCTGACCTCTATCTTCTTTCCTTGGGGGGCATACCTGTTTGGAACAGCAAATGATATCTGGGAGAAGATAAAAAAGCGGCACGATGAGAAACTTATTTTCATGGTTTGCGTTTTTTTGATCTACCTGCTTGTTTTTACCCTGTTCTTCAAGCTTAAGGCCAAGCGGTACATGCTTCCTATGCTGCCTTTGCTTTCAATTTTAATCAGTAATTGGTTGTTGAACGCCTGCCGGGACAAAACATACCGCAATTTATTTGCCGTGGGTTTTGGTTGGATTTGCTTAATTGCTGGACTGTTCAGTTATCGCTCTTTCAAGTTTTCAAGCGTAAGTGTAAATTTATCGGACAGGGTGCCTGTTGGGCAATACATGGAATTGATGCTCCCTTTCTTCATAGCCTTATGCTGTTTTCTGGTTGTTTTTCTGGTGGTCAGTCTTATGCAGAGGGAAAGGCCGGTTCTTCATATTATTGTAGGTGCCTTGGCAATTACCGGGGTTATGCCGTTCTACTACCAGACGTTGCCGTCCTATACTTCCTTGGCTGAGAACAGGCCCTATCCCATACTGGGGAAGGCTCTCATTGACCGTGTGGCTGAAGTGGCGGAGGGAGAAACGTTGATTCTGCATCGGCCGGATTTTGTTAAAAAATTCCCGGATATGCTCTATTACATTAAAAATATTTCGCAGGATGGCAAGCCCAGCTATTCGCTGGGCTATAAAGCCGGACCTGCGGAATTTATTCAGGCCCTTTCTGCGCCGGGCACGGCAGGGGAGGTGTTCTGCAGGGAGCATGCTGATGCTGATAAATATCCGGCCTATAATTTCTTTAGGAATACCGGATTCAATGATGCGGTACTCTTGCTTGATCCCGAGGAGTATCCTGAATTTGAGGCCTATCTCAAAATAATGCCCCCTAAAATCAGCAACAGGATCAAGGTTGAAAAAATCGAGTTGCTAACCATAAAATGGGTAGTGATAAATGTTTATCTTGTTCATTGGGAGCCTGAAGATGAATTCTCAGTTCAGAATAACGGCTAG
- a CDS encoding HAMP domain-containing sensor histidine kinase, protein MPLPTDFAPAERCPQPDIQELAEDIKEASMIPALNALPVPLLIINAYRQLVFCNSVFQSFTKCKNSQEIIGLRPGEALGCIHAHINAGGCGTSKFCRDCGAASAIIKSLQGVAHTEECRILRHTPDYDEALDLQVFTSPFKYREKDLIIFTVLDITHEKRRKNLEHMFFHDVLNLATGAKYASQMLCKVATSEHMNTQCRKINRAITQMSEEILAQKDFSKAEEGTLRVCIQPTSANEILTHLRDIYSGHPLCAERQISLSEHSENPIFKTDPTILARVLGNMVKNALEASDPGEIITLGCRKKSGEILFWVHNEYVMPEKVQRQVFKRSFSTKGEGRGLGTYSMKLLVERYLGGQISFQSTAETGTIFSILLPSIEG, encoded by the coding sequence ATGCCACTGCCCACCGACTTTGCTCCTGCTGAAAGATGCCCGCAGCCGGACATACAAGAACTGGCCGAAGACATTAAAGAAGCCTCGATGATTCCCGCCTTGAATGCGCTACCCGTGCCGCTCCTGATTATCAATGCATACAGACAGCTGGTTTTTTGTAATTCAGTTTTCCAGTCCTTCACAAAATGTAAAAATTCACAGGAAATAATAGGACTCCGGCCCGGAGAAGCTCTGGGCTGCATTCATGCCCATATCAACGCAGGAGGATGTGGAACCAGCAAGTTCTGCCGTGACTGCGGAGCCGCATCGGCAATAATCAAATCCCTTCAGGGAGTTGCCCACACTGAAGAATGTCGCATACTGCGGCACACCCCCGACTACGATGAAGCACTTGACCTGCAGGTCTTCACATCGCCCTTCAAATACCGGGAAAAGGACCTGATTATATTCACAGTTCTCGACATAACCCACGAAAAAAGACGGAAAAACCTTGAGCACATGTTTTTCCATGATGTTCTCAATCTGGCCACCGGGGCAAAGTATGCATCACAAATGCTCTGCAAAGTAGCCACCTCAGAACACATGAACACGCAGTGCCGGAAAATCAATCGTGCAATCACTCAGATGTCGGAAGAAATTCTAGCCCAGAAAGATTTCAGTAAAGCAGAAGAAGGGACTCTAAGAGTTTGCATTCAGCCCACATCCGCAAATGAAATCCTAACCCACCTCCGGGATATTTATTCCGGTCACCCTCTGTGCGCAGAGCGGCAGATTTCATTATCCGAGCACAGCGAGAATCCAATATTTAAAACTGACCCGACCATTCTGGCTAGAGTGCTGGGCAACATGGTAAAAAATGCTCTGGAAGCATCCGACCCCGGAGAAATAATTACCCTCGGCTGCCGGAAAAAGAGTGGCGAAATTCTTTTCTGGGTCCATAATGAGTATGTCATGCCGGAAAAAGTTCAGCGTCAGGTCTTTAAGCGCTCTTTTTCAACTAAAGGAGAAGGCAGGGGACTCGGGACATACAGCATGAAATTGCTGGTTGAAAGATACCTCGGTGGACAAATCTCATTTCAATCAACAGCCGAAACAGGTACAATTTTTTCAATACTATTACCTTCAATAGAGGGATAA
- a CDS encoding LysR family transcriptional regulator, whose amino-acid sequence MELYQLVSFVVLAEEGNMTRAAARLNLSQPAISSQLKSLEEELHLSLFQRTPKGMNLTEEGQKLKIKADVVLSGLRDFNAEAEKLRGGSYGEIVLGVNTDPLLLRLEKIYTKLKDQYPDILLTVQESMSWDVVEKLNYEKIALGFSYSIPNDNRIDVQFLGEIDLAIVAPEKWRKRLEGKSEKDIAEFPWIWTSEHCPLNIVLTNFFKDINQTPLKAIVVDQEASILKLVSDGVGLSIMPTSKIENVKSQYEIFPVKKLAETLKLYILCLKRRKMDNKILILLKLINEVWKGND is encoded by the coding sequence ATGGAGTTATATCAGCTTGTTTCATTTGTCGTATTGGCAGAAGAAGGAAATATGACTCGGGCTGCTGCTCGCTTAAATTTAAGTCAACCAGCAATTAGTTCCCAACTCAAATCTTTAGAGGAAGAATTGCATCTTTCTCTTTTTCAGAGGACCCCAAAAGGGATGAATCTTACAGAGGAAGGCCAAAAACTAAAGATAAAAGCTGATGTTGTACTGAGCGGACTGAGAGACTTCAATGCAGAAGCGGAAAAATTGAGAGGAGGATCATATGGTGAGATAGTCCTTGGAGTTAACACAGATCCACTTCTTCTGCGTTTGGAAAAAATATATACAAAACTAAAAGATCAATACCCTGATATTTTATTGACTGTGCAAGAATCGATGAGCTGGGATGTTGTTGAAAAATTGAACTATGAGAAAATTGCTTTAGGATTCTCCTACAGTATTCCAAATGACAATAGAATAGATGTGCAATTCCTTGGAGAAATAGATTTGGCCATTGTTGCACCGGAGAAGTGGCGCAAACGCTTAGAAGGCAAATCGGAAAAGGATATTGCCGAATTTCCGTGGATCTGGACAAGTGAGCACTGCCCGTTAAATATAGTTCTTACCAACTTTTTTAAAGACATCAACCAAACCCCACTCAAAGCGATTGTTGTCGATCAGGAGGCATCAATTCTAAAATTAGTTTCAGACGGAGTTGGTCTCTCTATAATGCCCACAAGCAAGATAGAAAATGTAAAATCACAATACGAAATCTTTCCTGTTAAAAAGCTGGCTGAGACCCTTAAACTCTACATTCTTTGCCTCAAACGTCGTAAAATGGATAATAAAATTTTAATTCTTTTAAAATTGATTAATGAAGTGTGGAAAGGAAACGACTAG
- a CDS encoding transglycosylase SLT domain-containing protein: MIEKKIIPQIVLLLALILLNTPAVHAGDKVSAFSRVAEQTTHDLPGMLEKRSIRVLTSFSPTTFFMDKSKIYGFEYSLLKEYENFLNKKMPRKKEVHLEFIPVPADKLIPLLNQGYGDIAAALTTVTESRRKQVAFSNPYLPDVKEVIVANEAVTGINSINDLSGRMVMVRESSSFHQSLLELNKKFQEQGLAPVKIFPAPEYEPTEEIMQMVNAGIIELTIADDFLANIWKEVLPHIRVLENVTVREGGNIAWMVRKDNPDLLQSLNAFVKTVRKGTLLGNIYLKKYYSDVKFIENPLDETKEIENFSAYTPIFKKYAAMYGLDWRLVAALAYQESGFNHDARSRVGAVGIMQIMPMLTKDKRLGIKNINDLENNIHIGVKYLALLRDRYYPADAIPNETERLRFALASYNAGPGRIRNARKIATKLGFHDDIWFHNTEYGTMQLVGMEPVRYVSNINMYYRAMILSDMLIKSRKKGRGKN, from the coding sequence ATGATTGAAAAAAAAATTATTCCCCAGATCGTTTTATTGCTTGCCCTTATACTTCTGAATACCCCCGCGGTTCATGCCGGAGATAAGGTTTCCGCGTTTTCACGGGTTGCAGAGCAAACAACACATGACCTTCCGGGGATGTTGGAAAAGCGCTCCATCAGGGTCCTTACATCTTTCTCACCGACAACATTTTTCATGGATAAAAGTAAGATCTACGGATTTGAATACAGCCTGCTCAAAGAATATGAAAATTTCCTGAACAAAAAAATGCCCCGCAAAAAGGAAGTACACCTTGAATTCATACCCGTCCCGGCAGACAAGCTTATTCCGCTTCTTAATCAGGGATATGGCGATATTGCAGCAGCCCTGACCACAGTAACCGAATCCCGGCGAAAACAGGTTGCATTCAGTAATCCTTACCTGCCAGATGTCAAAGAAGTCATTGTGGCCAACGAAGCGGTAACCGGAATCAACTCCATAAATGACCTCTCCGGCAGAATGGTTATGGTCCGCGAATCCAGCAGTTTTCACCAGAGTCTTCTGGAGTTGAATAAAAAATTTCAAGAGCAGGGACTTGCTCCGGTAAAAATCTTTCCTGCTCCTGAATATGAGCCGACAGAAGAAATTATGCAGATGGTAAATGCCGGAATTATTGAACTGACCATTGCCGATGATTTTCTGGCAAATATATGGAAAGAAGTGCTCCCTCACATTCGGGTGCTTGAGAATGTGACAGTGCGTGAAGGAGGCAACATCGCATGGATGGTCCGCAAGGACAACCCGGATCTGCTACAGAGCCTTAATGCATTTGTCAAAACGGTTCGCAAGGGAACCCTTCTCGGCAACATTTACTTAAAAAAATACTACAGTGACGTTAAGTTTATTGAGAATCCCCTTGATGAAACAAAAGAAATTGAAAATTTCAGTGCCTATACGCCCATATTCAAAAAATATGCGGCCATGTACGGACTCGACTGGCGGCTGGTAGCGGCTCTTGCATACCAGGAGTCCGGCTTTAACCATGATGCCCGGTCAAGAGTCGGGGCTGTGGGAATCATGCAGATAATGCCTATGCTGACTAAGGATAAACGTCTAGGAATTAAAAACATTAACGATCTTGAAAATAACATCCACATCGGAGTTAAGTATCTGGCCCTGCTCCGGGACCGCTATTACCCTGCAGATGCTATTCCCAATGAGACGGAACGGTTGCGCTTTGCGCTGGCTTCATACAATGCAGGCCCCGGACGTATCCGCAATGCCCGCAAAATAGCCACCAAACTGGGCTTTCATGACGACATCTGGTTCCACAACACCGAATACGGAACCATGCAACTGGTTGGAATGGAACCGGTTCGCTATGTGAGCAACATAAACATGTACTACCGGGCCATGATTCTCTCGGACATGCTGATTAAATCCCGGAAAAAAGGACGAGGTAAAAACTAA
- a CDS encoding DUF2087 domain-containing protein: protein MSRTQLPLIINDISALSRNLRKQLEDAQSPPGHVEMLNLLARAGGYKNFQHLKAEQEKAHKLPSVTIDKKRVKKATRYFDLNGVLNRWPKKHNQRILCLWVLWSRLPARKAMTELELDERLVLAHTFCDHAMLRRWLVDEGLILRTTDGSEYRRIEKRPLPEAVELIKQVNR from the coding sequence ATGTCCCGAACTCAACTCCCTCTCATTATCAATGACATATCCGCGTTATCACGCAATCTGCGCAAACAACTGGAAGATGCACAGAGTCCCCCCGGCCATGTAGAAATGCTGAACCTGCTGGCTCGTGCCGGAGGTTACAAAAACTTCCAGCACCTCAAGGCTGAACAGGAAAAAGCACACAAGCTTCCCTCCGTCACAATAGACAAGAAACGGGTTAAAAAAGCGACCCGCTATTTCGATCTGAACGGAGTACTCAACCGCTGGCCCAAGAAACACAATCAGCGGATTCTCTGCCTCTGGGTTCTCTGGTCCCGCTTGCCCGCCCGCAAAGCGATGACCGAACTGGAACTGGATGAGCGGCTTGTTCTGGCGCACACCTTTTGCGACCACGCCATGCTCAGGCGCTGGCTGGTTGACGAGGGATTGATACTCAGAACAACCGACGGAAGCGAGTACAGACGTATTGAAAAACGACCTCTACCTGAAGCAGTAGAGCTGATCAAACAAGTTAACCGATAA
- a CDS encoding zinc ribbon domain-containing protein YjdM produces MENLPNCPQCKSEYVYSDGSVLICPECGLEFQPEDAAEKVYKDANGVVLTDGDTVIVTQTLKVKGASSDIKKGTKVKNIKLVEPEDGVHDISCKIPGFGSMMLKTSVVKKA; encoded by the coding sequence ATGGAAAACTTACCTAATTGCCCACAGTGTAAATCGGAATATGTGTACTCAGACGGTAGTGTTCTTATCTGCCCTGAATGCGGCCTTGAATTTCAGCCCGAGGACGCAGCGGAAAAAGTGTATAAAGATGCTAACGGAGTGGTCCTTACCGACGGCGACACTGTAATCGTCACCCAGACACTTAAAGTCAAAGGTGCTTCTTCCGACATCAAAAAAGGTACAAAAGTAAAGAATATCAAACTGGTTGAACCTGAAGATGGAGTGCATGACATTTCATGTAAAATACCCGGCTTCGGTTCAATGATGCTTAAGACTTCAGTAGTCAAAAAAGCTTAA
- a CDS encoding STAS/SEC14 domain-containing protein, whose translation MLELIEIAPKVLGLRIIGKIREEDMKNVISACLEKMKTEERIAVYVEVLEMGGITFDALIEDLKFALPNLKRFSKKAVVSDSKWHEPLIKIGDKLFPSIEVRHFSPEQQEEALNWVKE comes from the coding sequence ATGCTTGAACTGATTGAAATAGCGCCAAAAGTTCTGGGCCTCAGAATTATAGGCAAAATCCGTGAAGAGGATATGAAGAATGTAATCTCTGCCTGCCTGGAAAAAATGAAAACAGAAGAGCGCATTGCTGTTTATGTGGAAGTTTTGGAAATGGGCGGAATCACCTTTGATGCCCTCATAGAAGACCTCAAATTTGCCTTGCCCAACCTGAAGAGATTCTCCAAAAAGGCTGTAGTTTCGGACAGTAAGTGGCATGAACCGTTGATCAAAATCGGAGACAAACTCTTCCCTTCAATCGAGGTCCGCCACTTCAGCCCGGAACAGCAAGAGGAAGCCCTGAACTGGGTAAAAGAATAA
- a CDS encoding LysE family translocator, which translates to MYTQIAAMCIFALSMSITPGPVNMVIVASGANHGLRKTLPFVSGATIGFILLLIVLGLGLMQIVTTHPILLKYLAIAGSIFIIYLGYKIGTARPDISIEEDSCPSFKQGLLMQWLNPKAWIACIAGLSMFMDDKSLDPLLIFSILYFVICYLSLFMWAIMGSKVGLLLNTPRRIRFFNVSLGSLLSVCACYLLFDFLHAAI; encoded by the coding sequence ATGTATACACAAATTGCAGCAATGTGCATTTTCGCACTTTCAATGTCCATTACTCCAGGTCCGGTAAATATGGTTATTGTCGCTTCGGGAGCAAACCACGGATTGAGAAAAACATTACCTTTTGTCTCAGGTGCGACTATCGGTTTTATTCTATTGTTAATTGTTCTTGGCCTCGGGCTTATGCAAATTGTAACCACCCACCCGATTCTTCTGAAATATCTCGCGATCGCAGGCTCTATATTTATTATCTATTTAGGATATAAAATAGGAACAGCTCGACCTGATATTTCTATAGAAGAGGACAGTTGTCCAAGTTTTAAGCAAGGCTTACTTATGCAGTGGCTCAACCCGAAAGCATGGATCGCATGCATAGCCGGTTTATCAATGTTTATGGATGATAAATCACTTGACCCACTGTTAATTTTCTCAATTCTTTATTTTGTGATATGCTATCTGTCTCTTTTTATGTGGGCAATAATGGGTAGCAAGGTTGGTTTATTGCTAAACACCCCCAGAAGAATACGGTTTTTTAATGTGTCTTTAGGAAGTCTTCTAAGCGTATGCGCATGTTATCTTCTTTTTGATTTTCTTCATGCAGCAATTTAA